The sequence TATCGTGTTAAATACACTTGCCAATTCTCTCAAATCCCTCTTAATCTCCCTTTTCTAAAGGGAGAAATCTAAAATTTACCCCGTTTCAAAACTTTCATTCCTTTCATACCTATTTTGACATTATCAATTTTTTCCACAATGTTTTTTGGCTCAAGCGGGCGGGTAAAACTGGGCCACCCTGTTTTCGAATCATATTTATCGATCGAGCTGAACAGGGGTTCGCCCGAAACTATGTCAACGTATATTCCATTCCTGTGATTGTCCCAGTACTCATTTTTATACGCCGGTTCCGTCCCGTTTTCCTGGGTCACTTCGTATTGGAGCAGCGTTAATGTTTTTTTAAGTCCCTCCCTGGAAGGTTTTTTATAATTTGCTCCTTTTTTCGCGCCGCCCGGCATATCTTTGTCATCTCCCCATATTTTTTTTAAATACTTGTCGCGGCCGCAGTTTAACCTGTAAAATTTATAACGTATCGGGTTTTTTTTGTGATAGCCCTGGTGATATTCTTCCGCTTTATAAAATCCAGACGCTTTTCTTATTTCGGTAACAAGCGGTTCTTTATACCTGCCGGTTTTTCCGAGGGCTTCCTTCGATTTTTCCGCGGTCTCTTTTTGTTCCTCGTTTGTAAAAAAAATTGCTGACCTGTAGCCGGGGCCCCTGTCGCAAAACTGCCCGCCGCCGTCAGCCGGATCTATCTGCCGCCAGAATATTTCCAAAAGCTCCTCGTATTTTATTACAGAAGGGTCATAAGTGATCCGCACTGCTTCGACATGTCCTTTTTCTGCGTAATCTTTATAAACAGGGTCACGGTCTTTCCCTCCTGTATACCCGGAAACCACTTCTTTTACGCCGTTAAGTTTTTCAAACGGCGGCTCCATGCACCAAAAGCACCCGCCCGCGAAAACAGCCGTTTCATATTTTGTGCCGGCATATACCACCGGCATCAAAAGAGGAAAAAACTGTAAAATAAACAGGCTGTTGAAAATTTTCTCGTACATATTTCATTCCTTCTAAAAATAACATTATAATTTTTGCAGCAACTTATTAAGTTACACCATCATCAATGATCAGGTCGCCATTGATTTTGATGTTCCCGCTTTGAATCCGGACCGGACGTTTTTCCATGGTTAAATCTTCCTTGTTCTTCCCTGAGTATTTCTAAAATCGTCTCATCACTTGTTTGTTCAAAATCAATGTAAAAAGCCCCGACGGCGCCAAAAAAAAGCGGGACACGCAGGCATATTACTTCATCGCAAAGAAGCGCTGTCTCTTCTACTGAGTCCCGCGGGCTGACTGGCAGGGCGGAAATTAATTGTTCAGGCGATTCATTCCGGGCCAGGATAAGCGCGGCTTTCATCGTGGCCCCGGTCGCGATACCGTCATCGGTTATTATTACTGTTTTATTTTTTAGTTCTCTTTTCGGCAAAATTTCACGGTAATAAGAA is a genomic window of bacterium containing:
- a CDS encoding phosphoribosyltransferase family protein codes for the protein MGKINILSTSGEPFIDRAEAGRMLGHVLKKYKFSKDTVVLGIPRGGIIVAREIAGIINSRLDVVLTHKIGSPYNPEFAIGAVSENGRITFGNRVFTLDEIEDAAIKKEAEKQLLNLKRKASYYREILPKRELKNKTVIITDDGIATGATMKAALILARNESPEQLISALPVSPRDSVEETALLCDEVICLRVPLFFGAVGAFYIDFEQTSDETILEILREEQGRFNHGKTSGPDSKREHQNQWRPDH
- the msrA gene encoding peptide-methionine (S)-S-oxide reductase MsrA; the encoded protein is MYEKIFNSLFILQFFPLLMPVVYAGTKYETAVFAGGCFWCMEPPFEKLNGVKEVVSGYTGGKDRDPVYKDYAEKGHVEAVRITYDPSVIKYEELLEIFWRQIDPADGGGQFCDRGPGYRSAIFFTNEEQKETAEKSKEALGKTGRYKEPLVTEIRKASGFYKAEEYHQGYHKKNPIRYKFYRLNCGRDKYLKKIWGDDKDMPGGAKKGANYKKPSREGLKKTLTLLQYEVTQENGTEPAYKNEYWDNHRNGIYVDIVSGEPLFSSIDKYDSKTGWPSFTRPLEPKNIVEKIDNVKIGMKGMKVLKRGKF